Proteins from one Armatimonadota bacterium genomic window:
- a CDS encoding arylsulfatase: protein MPDTPRRPNVVLVITDDQGYGDLGCHGNPIIQTPNIDALHSQSVRLTNFHVGPTCAPTRAGLMTGRYCNCTGVWHTIGGRSLLRKDEITLGDVFRAGGYRTGMFGKWHLGDNYPFRPHDRGFDEALYHGGGGVSQTNDWWGNDYFDDIYLRNGEPEAFQGYCTDVWFSQAMDFVERNRQQPFFCYLSTNAPHSPHNVPERYARLYEGLPCERDRFYGMITNIDDNMARLRAHLRELGLERDTILIFMTDNGTANGCRLDRSGFVVDGYNAGMRGVKGWEYDGGHRVVFFLHWPGGGMDQGRDVGELAANIDVMPTLVDLCGIPGPSPENVHGISLAPLLRGEAESLPARTIVTDSQRVESPIKWKQSATMTQRWRLVNGTQLFDIQADPGQRKDIAADHPDVVEQLRGEYEKWWNIVSERFDDDPAIIIGSDNEPVSMITTHDWHNENSECAWNQGMVRQGHRCNGYWAIDVARPGRYEFELRRWPRQEDRGMTEGIPGEIVDWYTGGKALPLREARIQVGDCEASRAIGPRDKAAVFEFRLPAGLTSLQTWLVDENGEDIGAYFVYAQRVGD from the coding sequence ATGCCTGACACTCCGCGCCGCCCCAATGTGGTGCTGGTAATCACCGACGACCAGGGTTATGGAGACCTGGGCTGCCACGGCAACCCCATTATCCAGACACCCAACATCGATGCGCTGCACTCACAGAGCGTGCGGCTCACCAACTTCCACGTGGGACCTACCTGTGCACCTACTCGCGCCGGCCTCATGACCGGGCGTTACTGCAACTGCACTGGCGTCTGGCACACCATCGGCGGCCGATCCTTGCTGCGCAAGGACGAGATCACCCTGGGGGATGTGTTCCGCGCCGGTGGGTATCGCACCGGGATGTTTGGTAAGTGGCACTTGGGTGACAATTATCCTTTCCGCCCCCACGACCGTGGCTTCGACGAAGCGCTCTACCATGGGGGCGGCGGCGTGAGCCAGACCAATGACTGGTGGGGCAACGACTACTTTGACGACATCTACCTGCGCAACGGCGAGCCGGAGGCGTTCCAGGGTTACTGCACCGACGTGTGGTTCTCGCAGGCAATGGATTTCGTGGAGCGGAACCGCCAACAGCCGTTCTTCTGCTATCTGTCCACCAATGCGCCCCACAGCCCGCACAATGTCCCCGAGCGGTATGCGCGATTGTACGAGGGGCTACCCTGCGAGCGCGACCGGTTTTATGGGATGATTACCAATATCGACGACAACATGGCCCGCTTGCGCGCGCACCTGCGCGAGCTTGGTCTGGAACGGGACACGATCCTGATCTTCATGACCGACAACGGGACCGCGAACGGCTGCCGGCTGGATCGCAGCGGATTCGTGGTGGATGGCTACAACGCCGGAATGCGGGGAGTGAAGGGCTGGGAGTACGACGGCGGGCACCGAGTGGTCTTCTTCCTGCACTGGCCCGGTGGCGGGATGGATCAGGGGCGGGATGTGGGCGAACTCGCGGCAAACATCGACGTGATGCCCACTCTGGTGGACCTGTGCGGCATCCCGGGCCCCAGTCCCGAAAACGTACACGGGATCAGCCTGGCTCCGCTCTTGCGCGGGGAAGCGGAGAGCCTGCCGGCGCGCACCATCGTAACGGACTCCCAGCGCGTCGAAAGTCCCATCAAGTGGAAGCAGAGCGCAACCATGACCCAGCGCTGGCGGCTGGTCAACGGGACGCAGTTGTTCGACATCCAGGCTGACCCCGGGCAGCGCAAGGACATTGCGGCGGATCATCCCGACGTCGTGGAGCAACTGCGCGGCGAGTACGAGAAATGGTGGAACATCGTATCGGAGCGCTTCGATGATGACCCGGCGATCATTATCGGCTCAGACAATGAGCCGGTGTCGATGATCACCACCCATGACTGGCACAATGAGAACAGCGAGTGCGCCTGGAACCAGGGGATGGTGCGCCAGGGCCACCGCTGCAATGGATACTGGGCAATCGACGTGGCGAGACCGGGACGGTATGAGTTCGAATTGCGCCGCTGGCCGCGCCAGGAAGATCGTGGAATGACCGAGGGCATTCCGGGAGAGATTGTGGATTGGTACACAGGCGGCAAAGCCCTGCCACTGAGGGAAGCCCGCATCCAGGTGGGTGACTGTGAGGCGAGCCGGGCCATCGGGCCCCGCGACAAGGCGGCGGTGTTTGAGTTTCGGCTTCCCGCGGGCCTGACGAGTCTGCAGACGTGGCTTGTGGACGAGAACGGCGAAGACATTGGCGCGTATTTCGTGTACGCCCAGCGCGTGGGGGACTGA
- a CDS encoding DUF1080 domain-containing protein, whose translation MADGKIGYDDTPVLVGAKWHVHDGNRPQPKVVTPGTNSTQEAPGIPPSDAVILFDGKDLSGWVAKNGGEAGWKVEDGYMEVVPGTGNIQTKEHFGDCQLHLEFRSPHEVKGEGQGRGNSGVFLMGRYEIQVLDCYDNPTYPDGTTGAIYGQFPPLANACRKPGEWSEYDIIWEAPRFEGNRVIRPAYVTVLLNGIVLHHHKELLGVTSHRVLTTYEPHGLVGPLELQDHGDLVRFRNIWYRPLLDYDAE comes from the coding sequence ATGGCTGACGGCAAGATCGGCTATGACGACACCCCGGTTCTGGTGGGCGCGAAGTGGCACGTCCACGATGGCAACCGTCCGCAGCCCAAGGTTGTGACCCCCGGCACCAACAGCACCCAGGAAGCGCCCGGGATTCCCCCGAGCGATGCCGTGATTCTCTTCGACGGTAAGGACCTGAGTGGATGGGTGGCAAAGAATGGTGGCGAAGCCGGCTGGAAGGTTGAGGACGGCTACATGGAGGTCGTACCGGGCACCGGGAACATCCAGACCAAGGAGCACTTTGGCGACTGCCAGCTTCACCTGGAGTTCCGCTCACCCCACGAGGTCAAGGGCGAGGGGCAGGGCCGCGGCAATAGTGGCGTGTTTCTCATGGGCAGGTACGAGATCCAGGTTCTGGACTGCTACGATAACCCGACCTATCCAGACGGCACAACCGGCGCCATTTACGGGCAGTTCCCTCCCCTGGCCAACGCCTGCCGCAAGCCCGGCGAGTGGTCAGAGTATGACATCATATGGGAGGCCCCGCGGTTCGAGGGAAACCGCGTGATCCGCCCCGCATATGTTACGGTGTTGCTCAATGGCATTGTCCTGCACCACCACAAGGAGTTGCTGGGCGTCACCAGCCACCGCGTTCTGACCACCTACGAACCCCACGGACTGGTGGGCCCGCTGGAACTTCAGGACCACGGCGACCTGGTGCGCTTCCGAAACATCTGGTATCGACCGCTCCTGGACTACGACGCCGAATAG
- a CDS encoding discoidin domain-containing protein — MPRLLAAAIALVCCLAQAGPTMQDPEMRPALCLNGEWQFQPATDALDPPSADAWDAVPIRIPSPWNVNSFSRGDGGDFVAFPSYPESWEKVSAAWHRREFTLPEAMRGKSIFLRFEAVSFRAEVYVNGKLAGTNEDAFLPFELDVTELVRFGGPNELLVGVQGHHLFNVKGRATYGWGSFWGGHIHGIWQDVWLVARPKICVRDAFVMTSVEDRVITLQITLANQSSQAARVRLNNHIFPADKPAPGSVPEKGFQRRWVEIGAGETCTVTLKEPWASPRLWWPDAPYLYMLVTRIYLTDDASEPLDMLRTRFGFREFRIGPDGRKFQLNGVTWSGRGDAWHFMGIPQLTPAYARAWYEMAKSCNINIIRLHAQVYPEYYLDVADEMGMLIVDETALWGSAINFWYNDDFLRRARDHVRRLVLRDRNHPSVVLWSVANEIYARKADDNAPSLDWIFARYAEWAQEMKDLDPTREVSSDGDNDLNGRLNIYSYHYPGAGDPKRGKITTIGEAGSMYYSTPPEVAHAIGDRAYRTSNDRMEAVAIETADLIEGYRKWAAYATPFNIAWYGLEPLPIDAEFQYDDLTAPGVKPERLGPYTTTLNAGRDPKLPSFRPNPLYVAVKDAFEPIRFFLKERGAALWAGQETVRHLTVHNDTLERAGLSLAWQFSVEGKLVVRRTERLTLAPGEMSEVELVIPVPAVPEKAEAVDALLELRLSRGGMTCYRQRVGYTVYAPGHEWSARGLLRSMPPIALFDPSGMTAALFSRLGVAFTEYASVDELLSALWPQDDRVVAVVGASSGITADDALRLDDSPHPVVVFENNPAFYGDRFYCTRHGGTYRRGFATPWLAVDPDASAHLSFWGEDGVIARAACGREVHGNVVPLVTCGDGDLAMFAAQRHGRPRIFSELCLIEKAETEPTAAVLARLSILMAAFPGSDWPTGTAPARVLSPEDSRFGTVGEVLGVLSTEEPPGVLLCDGSAPPTDPGAVRSALGSGDPRSVLLCGLRPETLDAWNAVLPVKLSLEPCPAVQLIRADEGSPLVWGINHRDLFWIEENNTRPLMDWAVTCEGPDAQPLLVTNHTDWRRWCWQGENIKTGALLRSEREPFREQTGLLRMPSGASQLLVSQVRLDPTSPKSMRYYSQLLTNLGVPLRRGKATSVDMTAFNVDSDGFILSWLLCGPFAKADSLPVGTPGFAPEPGLLNAGRIWGAHRSGAPVVDFTRPELFGELQDVAVYAATWVRAEEDTPVQLWLGSDDGVTVWLNGQQVHSNAAVRPVTPDSDRVPDLTLKAGWNVLVLRVDQGWGEWGVCARFVDRDGRPLEGIKVSHQGPAMARMELSRDNWTATASPSKESVASAFDGDPATRWSTGEPQRDGMQFTVNLGSEQTVSQIVLDSENSPGDYPRGLRVEASSDGHNWKTVAECDDCSSAQSGGVLKLIIDPTTASALRFTQTRPAGCAGGLWWSIHELRLLK; from the coding sequence GTGCCACGCCTTCTCGCCGCGGCTATCGCACTTGTCTGCTGCCTTGCGCAGGCCGGGCCAACCATGCAGGACCCGGAGATGCGTCCTGCGCTTTGCCTCAACGGTGAATGGCAGTTCCAGCCTGCGACGGACGCACTTGATCCGCCCTCTGCGGACGCCTGGGACGCCGTGCCGATCCGCATTCCTTCGCCCTGGAACGTCAACTCCTTCTCGCGTGGCGACGGTGGGGACTTCGTGGCCTTTCCGAGCTACCCGGAATCGTGGGAAAAAGTGAGCGCGGCGTGGCACCGGAGAGAGTTCACCTTGCCCGAGGCCATGCGCGGCAAGAGCATCTTCCTGCGCTTTGAGGCCGTGAGTTTCCGCGCGGAAGTCTATGTAAACGGGAAGCTCGCGGGGACCAACGAGGACGCCTTCCTGCCCTTCGAACTGGACGTGACTGAGCTTGTGCGTTTCGGCGGACCCAACGAACTGCTGGTGGGCGTGCAGGGACACCATCTGTTCAACGTAAAGGGGCGAGCGACCTACGGCTGGGGGAGTTTCTGGGGCGGGCACATCCACGGCATTTGGCAGGATGTGTGGCTTGTCGCAAGACCAAAGATCTGCGTCCGTGATGCTTTCGTGATGACCAGCGTTGAAGATCGGGTCATTACGCTTCAGATCACGCTTGCGAACCAGTCCAGCCAAGCTGCCCGGGTGCGGTTGAACAACCACATCTTCCCGGCGGACAAACCGGCGCCAGGCAGCGTACCGGAAAAGGGGTTTCAGCGCAGGTGGGTTGAGATCGGTGCCGGTGAGACCTGTACCGTAACGCTCAAGGAACCCTGGGCATCCCCGCGTCTGTGGTGGCCGGATGCCCCGTATCTCTACATGCTCGTGACCCGCATCTACCTCACCGATGACGCCAGTGAACCGCTGGATATGTTGCGTACCCGCTTCGGCTTCCGAGAGTTCAGGATCGGCCCAGACGGCCGTAAGTTCCAGCTCAACGGGGTGACCTGGTCGGGGCGCGGAGACGCCTGGCACTTCATGGGCATCCCGCAACTCACACCCGCCTATGCCCGGGCGTGGTACGAGATGGCCAAGTCCTGTAACATCAACATCATCCGTCTGCACGCTCAGGTCTACCCGGAATACTACCTGGACGTGGCCGATGAGATGGGCATGCTGATCGTGGATGAGACCGCCCTGTGGGGCTCGGCCATCAACTTCTGGTACAATGACGATTTCCTGCGTCGGGCCCGCGACCACGTCAGACGCCTGGTCCTGCGCGACAGGAACCATCCTTCCGTGGTGCTCTGGAGCGTGGCGAACGAGATCTATGCCCGGAAGGCCGACGACAATGCCCCGAGCCTGGACTGGATATTCGCCCGCTACGCAGAATGGGCGCAAGAGATGAAAGACCTCGACCCCACCCGCGAGGTATCGAGCGACGGCGACAACGACCTCAACGGGCGCCTGAACATCTACAGCTACCACTATCCGGGAGCGGGAGACCCCAAGCGCGGGAAGATCACCACCATTGGCGAAGCGGGGAGCATGTACTACTCCACGCCGCCGGAGGTCGCCCATGCCATCGGCGACCGGGCGTACCGGACCTCGAATGACCGCATGGAAGCGGTGGCCATCGAAACCGCGGACCTCATCGAAGGCTACCGCAAATGGGCTGCTTACGCCACGCCGTTCAACATCGCCTGGTATGGACTGGAGCCCCTGCCGATAGACGCGGAGTTCCAGTACGATGATCTCACCGCGCCGGGCGTGAAGCCTGAGCGCCTGGGCCCTTACACCACAACCCTCAATGCCGGGCGCGACCCGAAGCTCCCGAGTTTCCGGCCCAATCCCTTGTATGTGGCGGTGAAGGACGCTTTCGAGCCGATCCGTTTCTTTCTGAAAGAGCGCGGTGCGGCTCTCTGGGCGGGGCAAGAGACCGTGCGCCACCTCACCGTCCACAATGACACGCTGGAGCGTGCCGGGTTGTCACTCGCCTGGCAGTTCAGCGTGGAAGGCAAGCTTGTAGTTCGGCGCACAGAACGCCTCACGCTGGCCCCGGGTGAGATGTCGGAAGTCGAGCTTGTGATCCCGGTTCCAGCGGTGCCTGAGAAAGCCGAAGCAGTCGATGCTCTGCTCGAACTACGACTTTCGCGGGGCGGCATGACCTGCTACCGGCAGCGCGTCGGATACACCGTCTATGCCCCCGGTCACGAGTGGTCAGCCCGGGGCCTGCTGCGCTCGATGCCCCCCATTGCTCTCTTCGACCCGTCCGGGATGACCGCGGCTCTGTTTTCCCGGCTTGGAGTGGCATTCACTGAGTACGCCAGTGTTGACGAACTGCTATCAGCCCTGTGGCCGCAGGACGATAGAGTCGTGGCCGTTGTGGGGGCGAGTTCCGGAATCACTGCCGATGATGCCCTGCGCCTGGACGACTCGCCCCACCCTGTGGTGGTATTCGAGAATAACCCGGCTTTCTACGGCGACCGCTTCTATTGCACGCGTCATGGGGGAACGTACAGGCGAGGGTTCGCCACTCCGTGGCTTGCCGTGGACCCCGATGCATCTGCTCACCTCTCCTTCTGGGGCGAAGATGGTGTGATCGCGCGGGCTGCATGCGGGCGGGAAGTGCATGGGAATGTGGTCCCCCTGGTCACCTGCGGAGATGGGGATCTTGCGATGTTTGCGGCCCAGCGTCACGGTCGGCCGCGCATCTTCTCGGAGTTGTGCCTCATCGAAAAAGCAGAGACGGAGCCTACCGCTGCAGTGCTCGCGAGGCTATCCATTCTCATGGCCGCATTCCCGGGGTCGGATTGGCCCACCGGGACTGCTCCGGCGCGTGTGCTGTCTCCTGAGGACTCGCGGTTTGGCACTGTGGGGGAAGTCCTCGGAGTCCTGAGCACGGAAGAACCGCCCGGCGTGCTCCTGTGCGATGGTTCGGCGCCGCCGACCGACCCCGGGGCCGTCCGCTCCGCTCTGGGCTCGGGAGACCCCCGCAGCGTGCTTCTCTGCGGTCTACGCCCCGAGACGTTGGACGCCTGGAACGCAGTCCTGCCGGTGAAGCTCTCCCTGGAGCCCTGTCCGGCAGTCCAGCTCATCCGCGCCGATGAGGGATCGCCGCTGGTCTGGGGCATCAACCATCGAGACCTGTTTTGGATAGAAGAGAACAACACGCGTCCGCTCATGGATTGGGCGGTGACCTGCGAGGGCCCCGATGCGCAGCCGCTCCTTGTCACCAACCACACTGACTGGCGCCGCTGGTGCTGGCAGGGCGAGAACATCAAGACAGGAGCGCTCCTCCGCTCCGAACGCGAGCCCTTCAGGGAACAGACCGGACTGCTGCGGATGCCCTCGGGCGCCTCTCAACTGCTGGTCTCCCAGGTGCGACTTGATCCAACCAGCCCCAAGTCCATGCGCTACTACAGCCAGCTTCTCACCAACCTGGGCGTGCCCCTGCGTCGCGGCAAAGCTACTTCCGTGGACATGACCGCCTTCAACGTGGACTCCGACGGATTCATCCTGTCATGGCTGCTCTGCGGGCCTTTCGCAAAGGCGGATTCGCTTCCAGTGGGCACACCGGGCTTTGCGCCCGAACCCGGTCTGCTCAATGCCGGGCGCATCTGGGGCGCACACCGGTCTGGGGCGCCCGTGGTGGACTTCACCCGGCCCGAACTGTTTGGCGAACTGCAGGACGTGGCAGTCTACGCGGCAACCTGGGTCCGTGCTGAAGAGGACACCCCTGTCCAGTTGTGGCTGGGTAGCGACGACGGGGTGACGGTATGGCTCAATGGACAGCAGGTCCACAGCAATGCGGCGGTGCGCCCGGTCACGCCTGATTCCGACCGCGTCCCGGACCTCACCCTGAAGGCCGGCTGGAACGTCCTGGTGCTGCGAGTGGATCAGGGCTGGGGCGAGTGGGGGGTGTGTGCGCGGTTCGTGGACCGGGATGGCCGGCCGCTTGAAGGCATCAAGGTCTCGCACCAGGGGCCGGCGATGGCGCGCATGGAACTGTCCCGCGACAACTGGACGGCCACTGCGAGCCCCTCAAAGGAGAGTGTGGCCAGTGCATTTGACGGTGACCCGGCGACACGGTGGTCCACCGGGGAGCCGCAGCGGGATGGCATGCAATTCACAGTGAATCTTGGATCGGAGCAGACCGTGAGCCAGATCGTGCTGGATTCAGAAAACTCGCCCGGTGACTACCCGCGAGGCCTTCGGGTGGAGGCATCGTCAGACGGGCACAACTGGAAAACGGTGGCCGAGTGCGATGACTGTTCCAGCGCACAGTCGGGCGGGGTGCTGAAGCTCATTATCGACCCGACAACCGCGAGTGCGCTGCGATTCACCCAGACCCGCCCGGCAGGTTGCGCGGGCGGGCTGTGGTGGTCGATCCATGAGTTGCGGTTGTTGAAGTGA
- a CDS encoding Gfo/Idh/MocA family oxidoreductase, with product MPETAVVVGAGGISNAWFPPLKAEGVHVAAVVDLNPDAALAQIAKYELDAEATGDLCAALAKHRPDFVVDLTVPEAHCEVTCTALEAGCHVIGEKPMASSMDEARRQVATSEKTGRLYMVSQSRRWDRRHDSVRATVAHGSIGDITTINCDFYIGAHFGGFRDEMDSPLILDMAIHHFDLARFMTGLDPVSVYCREFNPKGSWYKGDAAASCIFEMTDGVIFTYRGSWCAEGCHTSWNGNWRIIGTQGTLLYEQDADPRGQIITNDEGFHRSLKDATIVPSPLEFGGMHGALREMLDYLRTGKAPQTECHDNIKSLSMVLAAIESSRTGEKVPVPLS from the coding sequence ATGCCGGAGACAGCAGTTGTCGTGGGAGCCGGGGGGATATCCAACGCCTGGTTCCCGCCGCTCAAGGCCGAGGGAGTGCATGTCGCAGCGGTTGTTGACCTCAATCCAGACGCCGCTCTTGCCCAGATAGCCAAGTACGAACTGGATGCCGAGGCAACCGGCGACCTGTGTGCCGCCCTGGCGAAACACAGGCCGGATTTTGTGGTGGACCTGACCGTTCCCGAAGCCCACTGTGAGGTGACCTGCACCGCGCTGGAGGCCGGGTGCCACGTCATCGGCGAGAAGCCCATGGCTTCCAGTATGGACGAAGCGCGGCGACAGGTGGCCACCTCGGAGAAGACCGGGCGACTGTACATGGTGAGCCAGTCCCGGCGCTGGGACCGGCGGCACGATTCAGTGCGCGCCACTGTCGCCCACGGATCGATCGGGGATATTACCACGATCAACTGCGACTTCTACATCGGCGCTCATTTCGGGGGGTTCCGCGACGAAATGGACAGCCCGCTGATCCTGGACATGGCCATCCATCATTTCGACCTCGCCCGGTTCATGACAGGCCTGGACCCGGTAAGTGTCTACTGCCGGGAGTTCAACCCGAAAGGATCCTGGTACAAAGGCGATGCCGCGGCGAGTTGTATCTTCGAAATGACGGACGGCGTGATCTTTACATACCGGGGGAGCTGGTGCGCCGAAGGGTGCCATACAAGCTGGAACGGCAACTGGCGAATCATCGGCACTCAGGGCACACTCCTGTACGAACAGGACGCCGATCCGCGCGGCCAGATAATCACCAACGATGAGGGCTTCCACCGGTCGCTGAAGGACGCGACGATTGTGCCCTCTCCCCTGGAGTTCGGCGGAATGCACGGGGCACTGCGCGAGATGCTGGACTACCTGCGCACAGGTAAGGCGCCGCAGACCGAGTGCCACGACAACATCAAGTCACTCTCCATGGTCCTTGCAGCCATTGAGAGTTCCCGCACGGGTGAGAAGGTGCCGGTGCCGCTGAGCTGA